From Algoriphagus sp. NG3, the proteins below share one genomic window:
- a CDS encoding TonB-dependent receptor: MQKILPFIAMSIKLLARGIAMLCITVSPIFANTSKAQIKGIDEVSVVLESQPKNLLQFFKAIEKNSEFKFFYTEEALKNAGNIQYLQSGSTVEQHLYKVAKQTNLRFKQVNNTISVIIKKDLSDQLITKELAFEKISGVVKDQSGEPMPGVSILVKGTASGTVTDIDGSYTLDVTPGQTLLFSFIGYEQQELTVGSATVLNVVMAQAENSLEEFVVVGYGQQRRANLTGAVDQVESEVFENRPISNIAQGLVGAIPNLNIRMLDGKPTQSPSFNVRGTTSIGQQGSALVLIDGVEGDPRMLNPNDIASVTVLKDAASASIYGARAAFGVVLITTKSATEGKISVTYSSNFSSKSPTTIPDNITESYPWAKGFSDAWSKWNDNGNTPTAVNKTLPFSPAYLAEIKRRWEDPSLPRVEVDPSTGEYQYYYSTDWYRELYKDSFFAQDHNIAVTGGDKKTSYYVSGRYNGQDGLFRYNTDDYAMYNLRAKGTIQVTPWLQVENNTDYSRMSYHQPLNVGEGSGIWRNMADEGHPLAPLLNPDGSLSFPAAYTVGDYYIGRNAVDQVQRFLKNRFAAKAELFDKKLTLNGNFTFQSNDNSYFQKRVQVPYSRYEGVTGYTGTNTNDLQDRRNTTQYYATNLYANYLNTFKDTHNLGLLVGFNYETSVYENLTARRNGIVFPDAEDINLALGQSIVTNGGHQKWAIAGSFFRVNYDYLGRYLLEINGRYDGSSKFPTDQQWAFFPSASVGWAVSEEQFWNVKPSILTSLKIRASYGSLGNGNISPYSFTENFSISQLGRIINGQRPQATSMPGVVPEGLTWETSTTGDIGLDFASVNNKLQFTADWYRRWTTDMFTVGPILPAIYGTTVPKGNYADLETTGWEATVTWNDNLIVADKPFNYSVRVAMSDYKAYITKYNNPDKNLTDYYEGQRIGEIWGYQVEGLFRSDEEILNSPSQSNIRNTNTRKNYVGDLKFKNLDGDDVIYHGSNQVGDSGDKSIIGNSEPRYSYGVNLNAEWNGFFVAAFFQGVLKQDWYPSGESRFWGQYNRPYNQYPSWHEDNMFREELGNFDAYLPRLVGYVALGDDRALSIPNDRFIQNVAYIRLRNIQVGYTLPQHLTSKIKANDVKIYLSAENLWTWSSLYKWTKDTDVTSIYGSDRDLSGGTSGDGYNYPMLKAISAGLTINF, from the coding sequence ATGCAAAAAATATTACCGTTTATAGCAATGTCTATCAAACTATTGGCCAGGGGAATTGCAATGCTATGCATCACCGTCAGCCCTATATTTGCAAATACCTCCAAAGCGCAGATCAAGGGAATAGATGAGGTGTCTGTAGTATTGGAATCGCAGCCAAAAAACTTGCTTCAGTTTTTTAAAGCAATTGAGAAAAATTCTGAATTCAAATTTTTCTACACTGAGGAGGCCTTAAAAAATGCCGGGAATATACAATATCTACAGTCTGGAAGCACCGTGGAGCAACATTTATACAAGGTTGCCAAGCAGACCAACTTGCGTTTTAAGCAGGTGAACAACACAATCAGTGTTATTATTAAAAAAGATCTATCGGATCAACTGATAACTAAAGAGCTTGCCTTTGAAAAGATATCAGGGGTGGTTAAGGACCAATCAGGCGAACCTATGCCGGGAGTATCCATTTTGGTGAAAGGCACCGCTTCAGGCACGGTCACTGACATAGATGGATCTTATACGCTTGATGTAACTCCCGGGCAAACGTTGTTGTTCTCCTTTATCGGATATGAGCAGCAGGAACTGACCGTAGGATCAGCTACAGTGCTCAATGTAGTCATGGCCCAAGCCGAAAACAGTCTGGAGGAATTTGTGGTAGTGGGCTATGGTCAGCAGCGTAGAGCCAACTTGACAGGAGCGGTGGACCAAGTGGAATCTGAAGTGTTTGAAAACAGGCCTATTTCTAATATTGCTCAGGGATTGGTAGGAGCTATACCAAATCTAAACATCAGGATGCTGGATGGTAAACCTACGCAATCTCCCTCGTTCAACGTGCGAGGTACTACTTCTATCGGTCAGCAGGGGAGTGCGCTGGTGTTGATAGATGGGGTAGAAGGTGATCCCAGAATGCTGAACCCTAACGATATAGCCAGTGTCACTGTACTGAAAGACGCTGCTTCTGCTTCTATTTATGGCGCCAGAGCGGCATTTGGAGTAGTCTTGATCACCACCAAATCGGCTACTGAAGGAAAAATATCCGTTACCTATTCATCCAATTTTTCTTCTAAGTCCCCGACTACTATCCCGGACAATATCACTGAATCTTACCCTTGGGCAAAAGGCTTTAGCGATGCCTGGTCTAAGTGGAATGACAACGGAAATACGCCCACGGCAGTCAATAAGACCTTACCATTCTCTCCCGCTTACCTTGCGGAGATAAAAAGGAGATGGGAAGATCCCTCCCTGCCAAGAGTGGAGGTCGATCCCTCTACTGGAGAGTATCAATACTATTATAGCACTGACTGGTACAGGGAGCTATACAAGGATAGCTTTTTTGCTCAAGACCATAACATAGCCGTGACAGGTGGCGATAAAAAGACTTCTTATTATGTGAGTGGACGGTACAATGGTCAAGACGGGTTGTTTCGTTACAATACAGATGATTACGCTATGTATAACCTCCGTGCCAAAGGGACTATTCAGGTCACTCCTTGGCTACAGGTGGAAAACAACACAGATTATTCCCGAATGTCTTATCATCAACCCTTGAATGTGGGGGAGGGAAGTGGGATATGGAGAAATATGGCTGACGAAGGCCACCCACTGGCGCCTTTATTGAACCCTGACGGATCTTTGTCTTTTCCCGCAGCATATACGGTAGGGGATTATTACATAGGAAGAAATGCTGTGGATCAGGTTCAGCGCTTCCTGAAAAACCGGTTTGCAGCCAAGGCGGAGTTGTTTGATAAGAAATTGACCCTTAATGGAAACTTTACTTTCCAGTCCAACGACAATAGCTATTTCCAAAAGAGGGTTCAGGTGCCTTACAGCAGATATGAAGGAGTGACCGGATATACCGGCACCAATACAAATGATCTTCAGGATCGGAGAAATACCACGCAATATTATGCCACTAACCTTTATGCCAATTACCTGAATACCTTTAAGGACACCCATAACCTGGGCTTGCTGGTTGGTTTCAATTATGAAACTTCTGTATATGAAAACCTGACAGCCAGACGGAATGGAATCGTATTCCCAGACGCTGAGGATATCAACCTAGCTCTTGGTCAAAGTATCGTTACCAATGGAGGACATCAAAAGTGGGCGATTGCAGGTTCTTTCTTCCGTGTGAATTACGATTATCTGGGTAGATATCTGCTGGAAATAAACGGGCGCTACGATGGTTCCTCCAAATTCCCCACCGATCAGCAATGGGCATTCTTCCCTTCTGCATCTGTAGGCTGGGCGGTGTCTGAGGAGCAGTTTTGGAATGTGAAGCCGAGTATCCTGACCAGTCTGAAAATTCGGGCTTCCTATGGTTCTTTGGGTAACGGTAATATCAGCCCTTACTCCTTCACCGAGAATTTCTCTATTTCCCAATTGGGTAGAATTATTAACGGGCAAAGGCCACAAGCTACCAGTATGCCTGGGGTTGTGCCTGAGGGCCTTACCTGGGAAACCTCAACCACAGGTGACATAGGGCTGGATTTTGCCAGTGTAAACAACAAACTTCAATTTACTGCAGATTGGTATCGTCGTTGGACCACAGATATGTTTACAGTAGGGCCGATTTTGCCCGCAATCTATGGCACCACCGTACCAAAAGGAAACTACGCCGACCTCGAGACTACAGGCTGGGAGGCTACGGTTACATGGAATGATAACCTTATAGTGGCAGATAAGCCTTTCAACTATAGCGTAAGAGTTGCCATGTCAGATTACAAGGCGTACATCACCAAATACAACAATCCGGATAAGAACCTGACCGATTACTATGAAGGTCAGCGAATCGGTGAAATCTGGGGATATCAGGTGGAAGGCTTGTTCCGCTCTGACGAGGAAATCCTCAACTCACCTTCCCAGTCAAATATCCGCAATACCAATACCCGTAAAAACTATGTGGGTGATTTGAAATTCAAAAACCTGGATGGGGATGATGTCATCTATCATGGATCGAATCAGGTAGGGGATTCTGGTGACAAATCCATTATAGGCAACTCAGAGCCTCGCTATTCCTATGGTGTTAATTTGAATGCCGAATGGAATGGATTCTTTGTTGCTGCTTTCTTCCAGGGTGTTTTGAAGCAGGACTGGTATCCATCCGGTGAATCCCGCTTCTGGGGACAGTATAACCGCCCCTACAATCAATACCCTAGCTGGCATGAGGACAATATGTTCCGTGAGGAACTTGGGAATTTTGACGCATACCTGCCAAGGTTGGTAGGGTACGTAGCTTTAGGCGACGACAGGGCCCTAAGTATTCCAAATGATCGGTTCATACAGAATGTAGCTTACATCCGTCTTCGAAACATACAGGTAGGATACACGCTACCGCAGCATTTGACATCGAAAATCAAAGCAAATGATGTGAAAATCTACCTATCAGCTGAAAACCTATGGACCTGGTCTTCCCTTTACAAATGGACCAAAGATACAGATGTGACAAGTATCTATGGGTCTGACCGTGATCTAAGCGGAGGGACCAGCGGGGATGGATATAACTATCCTATGCTAAAGGCGATTTCAGCAGGACTAACAATTAACTTCTAA